A stretch of Telopea speciosissima isolate NSW1024214 ecotype Mountain lineage chromosome 11, Tspe_v1, whole genome shotgun sequence DNA encodes these proteins:
- the LOC122644658 gene encoding U-box domain-containing protein 10-like, with translation MAIAGREIDGSGQRLLNLVYDIGRIGGFGDVYKRECSDLCRKIALLSHLFEEIRDFKDDTDDAHSFDSLSSPSSSLRDLLAVVRAAKRLILVARNYDSKTSPDLAGKRISFQFQCITWKLDRALGNIPYDHFDISDEVQEQVELVRAQLRRAAERNGSLNSKIVSRALSDPLDKETRIPDSGNRVIRSLHVENIGNNEPQELVDIAPKVNGKMGHNRKQMIHELERSKSLSDSDKEDVIATKSSAETKKPDSVVIPDDFRCPISLELMRDPVIVATGQTYERSYIQRWIDCGNLTCPKTQQKLHNLTLTPNYVLRSLIAQWCVKNNIEMSMGLVTGRIRKNDGSFQDVGGDKEAINALVRKLSSQSIVDQRSAATEIRSLSKRSTENRILIAEAGAIPLLVNLLTTDDVRTQENAVTSILNLSIYENNKQLIMLAGAVPSIVQVLRTGSMEARENAAATLFSLSLVDENKIIIGASGAIAALIELLLNGSTRGKKDAATALFNLCIHQGNKGRAVRGGIVVPLKRMLTDSSSCMVSEALTILSVLVSNQDCKVAVAKASIIPVLIDLLRKGMPRNKENAAAILLSLCKKNAENLGCIARLGAYIPLSELAKSGTDRAKRKATSLLDHLRKSQLL, from the exons ATGGCTATAGCCGGAAGAGAGATTGATGGCTCTGGTCAGCGTCTGCTGAACCTAGTTTACGATATCGGAAGGATCGGTGGATTTGGAGACGTTTACAAGAGAGAATGCTCCGATCTCTGCCGTAAAATTGCGCTTCTCTCTCATTTGTTTGAGGAGATCAGGGACTTCAAGGATGATACAGATGATGCCCATTCCTTCGATTCCTTGTCGTCGCCGTCTTCTTCTTTGAGAGATCTACTGGCAGTGGTTCGTGCCGCTAAGCGGCTCATTCTCGTTGCACGGAATTATGACTCCAAAACCTCTCCT GATCTAGCTGGCAAGAGAATTTCCTTCCAATTTCAATGTATAACATGGAAGTTGGATAGAGCATTGGGTAACATACCATATGATCATTTCGACATATCTGATGAGGTTCAGGAACAA GTTGAATTGGTTCGGGCACAGTTGAGAAGAGCAGCGGAAAGGAATGGATCTCTGAATTCAAAAATAGTCTCTCGTGCCTTATCCGATCCACTTGACAAAGAGACCAGAATACCAGATTCAGGTAACAGGGTAATTCGAAGCTTGCATGTTGAGAACATAGGTAATAATGAACCTCAAGAACTGGTGGACATCGCTCCAAAAGTTAATGGTAAGATGGGGCATAATAGGAAACAGATGATACATGAATTGGAAAGATCGAAGAGCCTCTCTGACTCAGACAAGGAAGATGTCATTGCCACCAAGAGTTCTGCGGAAACTAAGAAGCCTGACTCTGTAGTTATTCCTGATGATTTCCGATGCCCTATATCCCTTGAATTGATGAGAGATCCTGTAATTGTAGCCACCGGCCAG ACTTATGAGAGGTCATATATACAGAGATGGATAGATTGTGGCAACTTAACATGCCCAAAAACTCAGCAGAAGCTTCATAATTTGACACTAACCCCAAATTATGTATTGAGAAGTCTAATAGCACAGTGGTGTGTGAAGAACAATATTGAGATGTCAATGGGATTAGTAACTGGTAGGATTAGAAAGAATGATGGTTCATTTCAGGATGTTGGTGGGGACAAAGAAGCCATCAATGCTTTGGTCCGTAAGCTTTCAAGTCAGTCCATTGTGGATCAAAGGAGTGCTGCAACTGAAATCCGTTCGCTCTCCAAAAGAAGCACAGAGAATCGGATACTGATAGCAGAAGCTGGTGCTATTCCACTTCTAGTCAACCTGCTAACCACGGATGATGTGAGAACACAAGAAAATGCGGTGACTTCCATCCTCAACCTCTCTATATATGAGAATAATAAGCAACTCATAATGCTGGCAGGTGCAGTTCCCTCAATTGTCCAAGTCCTCAGGACTGGAAGCATGGAAGCCAGGGAGAATGCTGCAGCAACTCTTTTTAGCCTGTCTCTTGTAGATGAGAACAAGATAATAATTGGGGCATCTGGGGCAATAGCAGCTTTAATAGAATTGCTTCTAAATGGAAGCACAAGAGGGAAGAAAGATGCTGCTACAGCGCTATTCAACTTGTGCATTCATCAGGGTAACAAAGGTCGGGCAGTGAGGGGTGGAATCGTTGTGCCATTGAAGCGGATGCTTACGGACTCCAGCAGCTGTATGGTTAGTGAAGCTCTCACAATATTGTCAGTTCTTGTCAGCAACCAAGACTGTAAGGTTGCCGTAGCAAAGGCCAGCATCATTCCTGTTTTGATAGACCTGTTGAGGAAAGGCATGCCCAGAAACAAGGAGAATGCTGCAGCCATCCTACTTTCTTTGTGCAAAAAAAATGCTGAGAACCTTGGATGTATTGCAAGGCTTGGTGCTTATATACCTTTGAGCGAGCTAGCTAAGAGTGGCACTGATAGAGCCAAAAGAAAGGCCACTTCACTGTTGGACCATCTCCGGAAATCGCAGTTGCTGTAA
- the LOC122644616 gene encoding MYB-like transcription factor 4 → MRKPCCDKQDTNKGAWSKQEDQKLIDYIRVHGEGCWRSLPQAAGLLRCGKSCRLRWINYLRPDLKRGNFAEDEEDLIIKLHALLGNRWSLIAGRLPGRTDNEVKNYWNSHLRRKLTSMGIDPNNHRLNQKIPRPQTQIVSGGGGSDTSSGSKTHICEPCKPMKSQGDNDQVSDAGSCLEDDTCALPDLNLDLTIKIPSPSLAVVEERQQFIDSNIGGELESAQSPTLLLFM, encoded by the exons ATGAGAAAACCTTGCTGTGATAAACAAGATACCAACAAAGGAGCTTGGTCTAAACAAGAAGACCAGAAGCTCATTGATTACATCAGAGTCCATGGTGAAGGTTGCTGGAGATCACTCCCTCAAGCTGCAG GCTTGCTTAGGTGTGGTAAAAGCTGTAGACTGAGATGGATAAATTATTTGAGGCCAGACCTTAAAAGAGGCAATTTtgctgaagatgaagaagacctcaTCATTAAGCTCCACGCGCTCCTCGGTAATCG GTGGTCCTTAATAGCCGGTAGATTACCAGGGCGTACCGACAATGAAGTGAAGAACTACTGGAATTCCCATTTAAGGAGAAAGCTAACAAGTATGGGTATTGATCCAAACAACCATCGTTTGAACCAAAAGATCCCTCGTCCTCAAACTCAAATTGTgtctggtggtggtggaagtgACACATCTTCTGGTTCAAAAACACATATATGTGAGCCATGTAAGCCTATGAAATCTCAAGGGGATAATGATCAAGTTTCCGATGCCGGAAGCTGTCTAGAAGATGATACCTGTGCCTTGCCAGATTTGAACCTTGATCTAACAATTAAAattccttctccttcacttGCAGTGGTTGAAGAAAGGCAGCAATTTATAGATTCAAATATTGGTGGAGAACTTGAAAGTGCCCAATCTCCTACACTTCTTCTCTTTATGTGA
- the LOC122646330 gene encoding uncharacterized protein At1g66480-like — protein MGNTVVAGRRITKVMNIDGKTFELKTPLRAGDVTKDYPGHVLIESEAVKNFGIRAEPLEPQQELKPKRIYFLVEIPKFPHEEKKKNSLHRKVQPGVQINAKEKIESLMLSRRSTSDLSFVKERNLVHDAGMVRVKVRVPKSEVAKLMDESHDATEAAEKIMDLCINKSGLAAAADNYDDDDDDDMYTKSGPLLGFGYNTHGEDDSSYSKSGPLPQQSQWRPNLDRISEGSNRPRRRAKKVSFLAVKDEELE, from the exons ATGGGGAACACAGTAGTAGCAGGAAGAAGGATAACAAAGGTGATGAACATAGATGGCAAAACCTTCGAGCTAAAGACACCGTTACGTGCCGGAGATGTAACCAAGGATTACCCTGGCCATGTTCTCATAGAATCCGAAGCGGTAAAGAATTTCGGAATCCGAGCAGAGCCTTTGGAACCACAACAGGAATTGAAGCCCAAACGAATCTATTTCCTTGTGGAGATACCAAAGTTTCCacatgaagagaagaagaagaatagccTTCACAGAAAGGTTCAACCAGGTGTTCAGATTAATGCcaaagagaagatagaaagcCTCATGTTAAGCCGACGGTCTACGTCGGACTTGTCGTTCGTGAAGGAAAGGAATCTTGTGCACGACGCAGGGATGGTGAGGGTGAAAGTGAGAGTTCCCAAGTCGGAAGTGGCGAAGTTGATGGATGAGAGCCATGATGCGACGGAGGCGGCGGAGAAGATTATGGATCTTTGTATTAATAAGAGTGGGCTCGCCGCTGCTGCAGATAActacgacgacgacgacgacgacgacatGTACACGAAGAGTGGACCTCTCCTTGGCTTCGGCTATAATACCCATGGGGAGGACGATAGTTCGTACAGCAAGAGTGGACCTCTGCCACAACAGTCGCAGTGGAGACCCAATCTGGATCGCATCAGTGAGGGTAGTAACAGGCCCCGTCGTCGTGCG AAAAAGGTGAGCTTCTTGGCCGTTAAGGATGAAGAACTGGAGTAA